Proteins from one Desulfonema limicola genomic window:
- a CDS encoding SH3 domain-containing protein produces the protein MNIQKYLKSDSSVFIVAFMLIILSGIFPNILYADKISKDYKMEKTIKALTGNIYAKPDIKAPVIHTLKQGDLVTIIDNEGDWYIGKLPDKRLGWIFKDLFIEQDVQTPEQQKSDPKEDIFKAIVTVESGRVREEPTTQSAIKFSLKKGEIISVKEIQDKWYYIELEDSKTGWAYQGLFSRDIPKQIQGIRVEGSSDGDEKIIFTLNGFFPPKTFAYDDENNEPKVVCDFYQTILADGIDKSIPVGGKLVKKLRIGFHKSPEPKVRIVVDLDPDQKYGVEQVFYKKTNLYILTFKPVE, from the coding sequence ATGAATATACAAAAATATCTTAAATCAGATTCTTCAGTATTTATTGTTGCTTTTATGCTGATAATTTTATCAGGAATTTTTCCTAATATCCTTTATGCTGACAAGATCAGTAAAGATTATAAAATGGAAAAAACAATAAAAGCATTGACCGGCAATATATATGCAAAACCTGATATAAAAGCACCTGTTATTCATACTTTAAAACAGGGTGATCTGGTAACTATTATAGATAATGAGGGAGACTGGTACATAGGAAAACTTCCTGATAAAAGATTGGGCTGGATTTTTAAGGACTTGTTTATTGAGCAGGATGTTCAAACACCAGAACAACAAAAATCTGATCCAAAAGAAGATATTTTTAAAGCAATTGTAACAGTAGAATCAGGCCGTGTGCGTGAAGAACCTACAACCCAGTCTGCTATAAAGTTCAGCTTAAAAAAAGGAGAGATAATCTCTGTAAAAGAGATACAGGACAAATGGTATTATATTGAACTTGAAGACAGCAAAACCGGATGGGCATATCAGGGGCTTTTCTCAAGAGATATTCCTAAACAAATACAAGGTATAAGGGTTGAAGGCTCGTCAGATGGAGATGAAAAGATCATCTTTACCTTAAACGGGTTTTTCCCTCCAAAAACCTTTGCTTATGATGATGAAAATAATGAGCCTAAGGTAGTTTGCGATTTTTATCAGACTATCCTTGCAGATGGAATTGATAAATCCATACCTGTTGGCGGAAAGCTTGTTAAAAAACTCAGGATTGGATTTCACAAATCCCCTGAACCAAAGGTAAGAATTGTTGTTGACCTTGATCCAGATCAAAAATATGGAGTTGAGCAGGTATTTTATAAAAAGACAAACCTGTATATACTTACTTTTAAACCAGTTGAGTAA
- a CDS encoding CBS domain-containing protein: MLKVKDIMTKDVISVTPDTEITQATKILLEKRINGLPVVDSDGNLKGILCQSDLIAQQKKLPLPSFFTFLDGFISLTSMKQLERQVQKVAATTVEHAMTSNPVSVSPDVSINSVAALMVDKNFHTLPVIDNGKLVGIVGKEDVLRTLTGSE; this comes from the coding sequence ATGCTCAAGGTCAAAGATATTATGACAAAAGATGTAATCAGTGTTACACCTGATACTGAGATTACCCAGGCTACAAAAATTCTGCTTGAAAAACGAATAAACGGGCTTCCTGTTGTGGACAGCGATGGCAATTTAAAAGGAATTCTCTGCCAGAGTGATTTAATTGCACAGCAAAAAAAGCTTCCACTGCCCTCTTTTTTTACCTTTTTGGATGGGTTTATCTCACTTACATCAATGAAACAGCTTGAACGCCAGGTGCAAAAGGTTGCTGCCACTACTGTTGAACATGCAATGACATCAAATCCTGTAAGTGTGTCTCCTGATGTCAGCATAAACAGTGTAGCTGCCCTTATGGTAGACAAAAATTTTCATACACTTCCGGTAATTGACAATGGAAAACTTGTCGGCATTGTGGGAAAAGAAGATGTATTACGGACCTTAACAGGATCTGAATAA
- a CDS encoding cobalamin-dependent protein (Presence of a B(12) (cobalamin)-binding domain implies dependence on cobalamin itself, in one of its several forms, or in some unusual lineages, dependence on a cobalamin-like analog.) yields the protein MNLILRKKIINACQNWHKTRHPSREAFLELANNIIQWKQERDIQGLWKNPPLMLTATIDDGWGHGLEIIQLYAQAAGVRIMPLGLMQSTETIIAKCQNYVPHILGMTILQFDSEDSMAYIRKNIPSKTLIIAGGPLFRADPGLSRRMGIDFTAKDAVAFMEFLLNFKP from the coding sequence ATGAACCTGATTTTAAGAAAAAAAATAATTAATGCCTGCCAGAACTGGCATAAAACCAGGCATCCATCCCGGGAAGCATTTCTGGAGCTGGCAAATAATATTATACAATGGAAACAGGAAAGAGATATTCAGGGACTGTGGAAAAATCCCCCGCTTATGCTTACTGCAACAATAGATGACGGATGGGGACACGGCCTTGAAATTATTCAGCTTTATGCCCAGGCTGCCGGTGTCAGGATCATGCCTTTAGGATTGATGCAGTCCACTGAAACCATTATTGCAAAATGTCAAAATTATGTTCCCCATATACTTGGCATGACAATCCTTCAATTTGATTCAGAGGATTCAATGGCATATATTCGAAAAAATATCCCGTCAAAAACCTTAATCATTGCAGGAGGCCCTTTGTTTAGAGCTGATCCCGGGCTTTCCCGGCGCATGGGAATAGATTTTACTGCAAAAGATGCTGTTGCTTTTATGGAATTCTTATTAAACTTTAAACCATAA
- a CDS encoding gamma-glutamyltransferase family protein, with translation MSQLTWEFPYPSQRMPVFAKNIIAASQPLAAQAGLGMMIKGGNAVDAVIAAAITLTVVEPVSNGLGSDAFALVWDSKKLNGLNSSGRSPKKWNINRFAGMTAMPSKGWDSVTVPGAVKAWAKLSEKFGILDFEDLFKPAIEYAQNGFIVSPIIAKSWADAPGEFGHMPEFAKTFLPRGRAPLAGEIFSCPDLARTLEQIAESKGESFYKGKIAEKIADCAKKQGGVMTEDDLAKHKSDWVEPISTQYNQVRVHEIPPNGQGLAALIALGILRFHEIQNYDLDSCSSIHLQIEAMKIGFSIAHEHISDPASMKIDYNKLLDDNFLEQKAKLIDIKKASIPGSFPKPDHGTVYLTAADKTGIMVSYIQSNYAGFGSGVVIPGTGISLQNRGSGFCLDKNHPNCAAGNKRPYHTIIPGFVTRDGYPLMSFGVMGAHMQPQGHVQMITRIFDYQQNPQAASDAPRWHVCENGTLAFEKGFDKNLIQELENLGHRILGQEPLWGYGGAQIIYKLSQDFYCAASDHRKDGQAVGF, from the coding sequence ATGTCTCAATTAACATGGGAATTCCCATATCCCTCACAACGTATGCCTGTTTTTGCCAAAAATATAATAGCAGCTTCCCAGCCCCTTGCAGCTCAGGCTGGACTTGGAATGATGATTAAAGGAGGTAATGCTGTTGATGCGGTTATTGCAGCAGCGATTACACTAACTGTTGTTGAACCTGTCAGCAATGGTCTGGGCAGTGATGCTTTCGCCCTTGTATGGGACAGTAAAAAGCTTAATGGTTTAAACAGTTCAGGCCGTTCCCCTAAAAAATGGAATATAAACAGATTTGCAGGCATGACTGCCATGCCTTCAAAAGGATGGGATTCAGTTACTGTTCCCGGTGCTGTGAAAGCATGGGCAAAACTTTCTGAAAAATTTGGAATTCTGGATTTTGAAGATTTGTTTAAACCTGCAATAGAATATGCTCAGAATGGATTTATTGTATCTCCTATTATTGCTAAATCATGGGCAGATGCACCAGGGGAATTCGGACATATGCCTGAATTTGCAAAAACATTTCTTCCCAGAGGCCGCGCTCCTTTAGCAGGGGAAATATTTTCATGCCCGGATCTTGCCAGAACCCTGGAACAGATTGCAGAATCCAAAGGAGAATCTTTTTATAAAGGAAAGATTGCAGAAAAGATTGCAGATTGTGCAAAAAAACAAGGGGGTGTCATGACAGAAGATGATCTCGCAAAGCACAAATCTGACTGGGTTGAACCTATTTCAACCCAGTATAATCAAGTTCGGGTTCATGAAATACCTCCCAACGGCCAGGGACTGGCTGCATTGATTGCACTTGGAATATTAAGATTTCATGAAATTCAAAACTATGACCTGGATTCATGCAGCAGTATCCATCTCCAGATTGAAGCTATGAAAATCGGGTTTTCCATAGCCCATGAACATATAAGTGATCCTGCATCAATGAAAATTGATTATAATAAACTGCTTGATGACAATTTTCTAGAACAAAAGGCAAAATTAATAGATATAAAAAAAGCATCCATTCCCGGATCTTTTCCCAAGCCGGATCATGGAACTGTATATCTGACAGCTGCAGATAAAACAGGGATAATGGTCTCTTATATTCAATCAAATTATGCAGGTTTTGGTTCAGGCGTAGTTATCCCTGGCACTGGAATCAGTCTTCAAAACAGGGGATCAGGATTTTGCCTGGATAAAAATCATCCTAATTGTGCTGCAGGAAACAAACGTCCCTATCATACTATAATTCCAGGATTTGTTACCAGGGATGGCTATCCCTTGATGAGTTTTGGTGTTATGGGCGCTCATATGCAGCCTCAGGGTCATGTACAGATGATAACCCGTATTTTCGATTATCAGCAAAATCCACAGGCAGCATCTGATGCCCCGCGCTGGCATGTATGTGAAAACGGAACCCTTGCTTTTGAAAAAGGATTTGACAAAAACCTGATCCAGGAACTCGAAAACCTGGGACACAGGATTCTTGGTCAGGAACCTTTGTGGGGCTATGGAGGCGCACAAATTATATACAAACTTTCTCAGGACTTTTACTGCGCTGCTTCAGATCATCGCAAGGATGGTCAGGCAGTGGGATTTTGA
- a CDS encoding cupin domain-containing protein, whose product MEKINISEKLRTFDKYWQSKLVSEFNSQSVKITKMKGEFEWHQHETEDEFYLVLKGQLNIEFQKESIILEEGDLFIVPRNTNHRLIAAQDVHLLIIEPKSTLNIDKADKEEIMPRKTKS is encoded by the coding sequence ATGGAAAAAATTAATATATCTGAAAAACTCAGAACCTTTGATAAGTACTGGCAGTCAAAACTTGTAAGCGAATTTAATTCCCAATCTGTAAAAATAACAAAAATGAAGGGTGAATTTGAATGGCACCAGCATGAAACAGAAGATGAATTTTATTTAGTATTAAAAGGCCAGTTAAATATTGAATTTCAAAAAGAATCAATTATACTGGAAGAAGGTGATCTTTTTATTGTTCCCCGTAATACCAACCACAGACTTATAGCAGCTCAGGATGTTCACCTGCTTATTATTGAACCAAAATCAACCTTAAATATTGATAAGGCAGATAAAGAAGAAATCATGCCCCGCAAAACAAAAAGCTGA
- a CDS encoding protein kinase domain-containing protein translates to MIAKCEKCQTAFNIEDNLIKEIGTKFRCSSCKHVFTVYPPAQPEPLPVQEQEDVVLSDNDTMTMVDFSEKAFDLLDQTGPRYIELGSIGEGGMGEVKMAKDTQLLRKVAVKKLKKEAASPATLSYFFREAQITAQLDHPNIVPLYTVKQPDHDERNVSFVMKYIKGQTLTDIINKARNIYKENPKAELPTELNLNSRLGYFLKACDGIIYSHRKEVIHRDLKPSNIMIGDYGEVYVMDWGIAKMIKEVPETLYGIQKIAARKSDMYIGGTEVGSVVGTPGYISPEQVKGLSDVGAPSDQFSLGVILYELITLKPARPGDMNKKLEWAREGEINQIVHMMPDKKIPPELKAVVKKATAVNPNNRYLSVALLAEDVRGFLRGDEVSVMPDNIPRKMWRLINKHRHVTAILVLSILLISFAITTVTLINEKDAMKAARKREKTLTHMLTKVATQAHYIDTRFIRLEDLLVNLANNAMFMIQNPAQNNEQFYWQDDFKNPKKAPADLLLSSLYKREVSIKYPVVKAAPGVKHEDIIPMMQRLAPLRHHFQKMLLDSRSNFTPISSEEAMRLLTIHGLPISWAYLGLEAGVMYSYPGKGSYPDNYDPRVRPWYKLGAKKSSVHWGNPYIDLQGLGMVLPCAMSLYDNEGRFYGVAGMDVTYSNIIHDSLTRSGAVGVVESFLLDDKGRIVVSSSQLGIDFELYSSDSALHLELFPVTEVVDKIKRKESGLVEVTRGEESRIVFFHEIQALDWYYVEEVKTEAILGADK, encoded by the coding sequence ATGATTGCTAAATGTGAGAAATGTCAGACAGCTTTTAATATTGAGGACAATCTGATTAAGGAAATCGGGACAAAATTTCGCTGCTCAAGCTGCAAGCATGTATTTACAGTATATCCTCCAGCCCAGCCTGAGCCTTTACCTGTACAGGAACAGGAAGATGTTGTTTTATCTGACAATGATACCATGACTATGGTTGATTTTTCGGAAAAAGCATTTGATTTACTTGACCAGACCGGTCCCAGATATATTGAGCTTGGCAGTATAGGTGAAGGAGGCATGGGTGAGGTTAAAATGGCTAAGGATACCCAGCTTTTGAGAAAAGTAGCTGTTAAGAAACTTAAAAAAGAAGCTGCATCTCCAGCCACTTTAAGCTATTTTTTTAGAGAAGCCCAGATTACAGCCCAGCTTGACCATCCCAATATTGTACCCCTTTATACTGTTAAACAGCCTGACCATGATGAAAGAAATGTTTCTTTTGTAATGAAATATATCAAAGGTCAGACCCTTACGGATATTATTAACAAGGCAAGAAATATATATAAAGAAAATCCCAAGGCAGAGCTTCCTACTGAGCTGAATCTTAACTCCAGGCTGGGATATTTTTTAAAAGCATGTGATGGTATTATATATTCCCACAGAAAAGAGGTAATTCACAGGGATCTTAAACCTTCCAATATCATGATCGGTGATTATGGTGAAGTTTATGTTATGGACTGGGGCATAGCAAAAATGATTAAAGAGGTTCCTGAAACCCTCTACGGTATCCAGAAAATAGCTGCCCGTAAATCAGATATGTATATTGGCGGTACAGAAGTAGGAAGTGTGGTAGGTACTCCAGGTTATATCTCTCCTGAACAGGTTAAAGGGCTTTCTGATGTTGGTGCCCCAAGTGATCAATTTTCCCTTGGGGTTATATTATATGAGCTGATAACATTAAAACCAGCCAGGCCTGGAGATATGAACAAAAAACTGGAATGGGCCAGGGAAGGGGAGATAAATCAGATAGTTCATATGATGCCGGATAAAAAGATACCTCCTGAACTTAAAGCTGTTGTTAAAAAAGCTACAGCAGTTAATCCCAATAACCGTTATCTGAGTGTTGCACTGCTTGCAGAGGATGTCCGGGGTTTTCTCAGGGGAGATGAGGTTTCGGTAATGCCGGATAATATCCCCCGCAAGATGTGGCGGCTTATAAACAAGCATCGTCATGTTACAGCTATATTGGTTTTGTCAATACTCTTAATTTCTTTTGCTATTACCACAGTAACATTGATTAATGAAAAAGATGCCATGAAAGCAGCCCGAAAGAGGGAAAAAACCCTGACTCATATGCTGACAAAAGTGGCTACCCAGGCTCATTATATTGATACCAGGTTTATAAGACTTGAAGATTTACTGGTAAACCTGGCTAATAATGCCATGTTTATGATCCAGAATCCAGCCCAGAATAATGAACAGTTTTACTGGCAGGATGATTTTAAGAATCCTAAAAAAGCACCTGCAGATCTTTTGCTGTCATCATTATATAAACGCGAGGTCAGTATCAAGTATCCTGTTGTAAAGGCAGCACCCGGGGTTAAGCATGAAGATATAATTCCCATGATGCAGAGACTTGCACCCCTAAGACATCATTTTCAAAAAATGCTTTTGGACAGCAGGAGTAATTTTACACCTATAAGCAGTGAAGAAGCCATGCGGCTGCTCACTATTCACGGCCTGCCTATAAGCTGGGCATATCTTGGCCTTGAAGCAGGTGTAATGTATTCATATCCTGGAAAAGGCAGTTATCCTGATAACTATGATCCACGGGTCAGGCCCTGGTATAAGCTTGGAGCAAAGAAAAGTTCGGTTCACTGGGGCAATCCCTATATAGACCTTCAGGGACTTGGCATGGTTTTGCCCTGTGCCATGTCATTATATGACAATGAAGGAAGATTTTACGGGGTTGCAGGCATGGATGTAACTTACAGCAATATAATACATGACAGCCTTACACGTTCAGGAGCAGTCGGGGTTGTGGAAAGTTTTCTTTTAGATGATAAAGGCAGGATTGTAGTCAGTTCAAGCCAGCTTGGAATTGATTTTGAATTATATTCAAGTGATTCAGCTCTTCATCTTGAATTATTTCCTGTAACCGAAGTTGTTGACAAGATCAAAAGAAAAGAATCCGGTCTTGTTGAAGTAACAAGAGGGGAGGAATCAAGGATTGTTTTTTTTCATGAAATCCAGGCTCTTGACTGGTATTATGTTGAAGAAGTAAAAACAGAGGCTATTTTAGGAGCTGATAAATAA